One window from the genome of Salmo salar chromosome ssa25, Ssal_v3.1, whole genome shotgun sequence encodes:
- the cssa25h2orf88 gene encoding small membrane A-kinase anchor protein, producing the protein MGCVKSKKSDPIQYANSVKADGNPGKWQGENTLLVHYETGSAVDSARVDPILLEYAQRLSEEIVARAVQQWLEVDSRYIDIPYIECDVP; encoded by the coding sequence ATGGGATGCGTCAAATCCAAGAAGAGTGATCCGATCCAGTACGCCAACTCGGTGAAGGCGGACGGCAATCCTGGGAAGTGGCAGGGCGAGAACACACTGCTGGTCCACTATGAGACGGGGTCCGCGGTCGACTCTGCCCGGGTGGACCCCATCCTGCTGGAGTATGCCCAGCGGCTGTCGGAGGAGATAGTGGCCCGGGCCGTGCAGCAGTGGTTGGAGGTGGACAGCCGCTACATTGACATCCCCTACATTGAGTGTGATGTGCCAtga
- the gdf-8 gene encoding myostatin 1b precursor, protein MHVMQVLISLSFMVAFGSMGLGDQTAHHQSPATDDGEQCSTCEVRQQIKNMRLHAIKSQILSKLRLKHAPNISRDVVKQLLPKAPPLQKLLDQYDVLGDDNKDGVMEDDDEHAITETIMTMATEPESIVQIDGKPKCCFFSFSSKIQANRILRAQLWVHLQPADEVTTVLLQISRLIPVTDGGRNIQIRSLKIDVNAGVSSWQSIDVKQVLSVWLRQPDTNWGIEINALDSKGNDLAVTSTEAGEGLQPFMEVKISEGPKRSRRDSGLDCDENSPESRCCRYPLTVDFEDFGWDWIIAPKRYKANYCSGECEYMHLQKYPHTHLVNKANPRGTAGPCCTPTKMSPINMLYFNRKEQIIYGKIPSMVVDRCGCS, encoded by the exons ATGCATGTGATGCAGGTTCTAATTTCTCTGAGTTTTATGGTTGCTTTCGGTTCAATGGGTCTTGGTGATCAAACGGCGCACCACCAATCCCCGGCCACGGATGACGGTGAGCAGTGCTCAACCTGCGAGGTCCGACAGCAGATCAAAAACATGAGATTACACGCCATCAAGTCACAAATTCTTAGCAAACTGCGACTCAAGCACGCGCCCAATATTAGCCGAGATGTTGTCAAGCAGCTCTTGCCTAAGGCACCACCTTTGCAGAAACTTCTTGACCAGTATGATGTACTTGGAGATGACAATAAGGATGGAGTTATGGAAGATGATGATGAACATGCCATCACAGAAACAATCATGACAATGGCCACTGAAC CCGAATCCATCGTCCAAATCGATGGGAAACCCAAGTGTTGCTTTTTCTCCTTCAGTTCGAAGATTCAGGCGAACCGCATACTTCGGGCACAGCTATGGGTGCACCTTCAGCCAGCTGACGAAGTCACCACCGTGTTGCTGCAAATCTCCCGCCTGATCCCTGTCACGGACGGGGGCAGGAACATACAGATCCGGTCTCTAAAGATCGACGTGAATGCAGGAGTCAGCTCTTGGCAGAGTATCGACGTGAAACAAGTGTTGTCGGTGTGGCTGCGGCAACCGGACACGAATTGGGGGATCGAGATTAATGCGTTGGACTCAAAGGGAAATGATCTGGCGGTTACCTCAACTGAAGCCGGAGAAGGACTG CAACCCTTCATGGAGGTGAAGATTTCGGAGGGCCCGAAGCGCTCCAGGAGAGATTCGGGCCTGGACTGTGATGAGAACTCCCCCGAGTCCCGCTGCTGCCGGTACCCCCTCACGGTGGACTTTGAAGACTTTGGCTGGGACTGGATTATTGCCCCCAAGCGCTACAAGGCCAACTACTGCTCTGGTGAGTGCGAGTACATGCACCTGCAGAAGTACCCCCACACCCACCTGGTGAACAAGGCTAACCCTCGCGGCACCGCGGGGCCCTGCTGCACCCCCACCAAGATGTCCCCCATCAACATGCTCTACTTCAACCGCAAAGAGCAGATCATCTACGGCAAGATCCCCTCCATGGTGGTGGACCGCTGCGGCTGCTCGTGA